In a genomic window of Myotis daubentonii chromosome 18, mMyoDau2.1, whole genome shotgun sequence:
- the LOC132220955 gene encoding probable transmembrane reductase CYB561D1 isoform X1, with product MQSLELGLVPAPAREPRLTRWLRRGSGILAHLLALGFTIFLTVLSRPGTSLFSWHPVFMALAFCVCMAEAILLFSPEHSLFSFCSRKARIRLHWAGQSLALLCAGLGLGFIIASRTRSELPHLASWHSWVGALTLLATGGQALCGLCLLFPRAARVSRVARLKLYHLTCGLVVYLMATVTVVLGMYSVWFQAQIKGAAWYLCLALPLYPALVIMHQISSSYLPRKKTEI from the exons ATGCAGAGCCTGGAGTTGGGTCTGGTTCCCGCTCCAGCGAGGGAGCCTAGACTGACCCGCTGGCTGCGGAGAGGCAGCGGGATCTTGGCGCACCTGCTGGCTTTGGGCTTCACCATCTTTCTGACTGTGCTGTCCCGGCCGGGAACCA GTCTTTTCTCCTGGCACCCTGTATTCATGGCCTTGGCG TTCTGCGTCTGCATGGCCGAGGCCATCCTCCTCTTCTCGCCTGAGCACTCCCTGTTCTCCTTCTGCTCCCGAAAGGCCCGGATCCGACTGCACTGGGCGGGGCAGAGCCTGGCGCTCCTCTgcgcaggcctggggctgggcttcaTCATCGCCAGCAGGACCCGCAGTGAGCTGCCCCACCTGGCCTCCTGGCACAGCTGGGTGGGGGCTCTGACGCTGCTGGCCACGgggggccaggcactgtgcggGCTCTGCCTGCTCTTCCCCCGGGCAGCCAGGGTCTCCAGGGTGGCTCGCCTCAAGCTCTACCATCTGACGTGTGGATTGGTGGTCTACCTGATGGCTACCGTGACGGTGGTCCTGGGCATGTACTCGGTGTGGTTCCAGGCCCAGATCAAAGGCGCGGCCTGGTACCTGTGCCTGGCGCTGCCCCTCtacccagccctggtgatcatgCACCAGATCTCCAGCTCCTACTTGCCGAGGAAGAAAACGGAAATATGA
- the LOC132220955 gene encoding probable transmembrane reductase CYB561D1 isoform X2, whose translation MALAFCVCMAEAILLFSPEHSLFSFCSRKARIRLHWAGQSLALLCAGLGLGFIIASRTRSELPHLASWHSWVGALTLLATGGQALCGLCLLFPRAARVSRVARLKLYHLTCGLVVYLMATVTVVLGMYSVWFQAQIKGAAWYLCLALPLYPALVIMHQISSSYLPRKKTEI comes from the exons ATGGCCTTGGCG TTCTGCGTCTGCATGGCCGAGGCCATCCTCCTCTTCTCGCCTGAGCACTCCCTGTTCTCCTTCTGCTCCCGAAAGGCCCGGATCCGACTGCACTGGGCGGGGCAGAGCCTGGCGCTCCTCTgcgcaggcctggggctgggcttcaTCATCGCCAGCAGGACCCGCAGTGAGCTGCCCCACCTGGCCTCCTGGCACAGCTGGGTGGGGGCTCTGACGCTGCTGGCCACGgggggccaggcactgtgcggGCTCTGCCTGCTCTTCCCCCGGGCAGCCAGGGTCTCCAGGGTGGCTCGCCTCAAGCTCTACCATCTGACGTGTGGATTGGTGGTCTACCTGATGGCTACCGTGACGGTGGTCCTGGGCATGTACTCGGTGTGGTTCCAGGCCCAGATCAAAGGCGCGGCCTGGTACCTGTGCCTGGCGCTGCCCCTCtacccagccctggtgatcatgCACCAGATCTCCAGCTCCTACTTGCCGAGGAAGAAAACGGAAATATGA